From the Methanobrevibacter sp. genome, the window CATTGAACCGGTTACAAGGTAAACAAACACAATTGCTGCAAACAATGGAAGTTCAGTTGCCGCAGACAATACTGCCCTTACACAGCTTAATTTACCGTATGGTGAACCGGAACTTGATCCTGAGTTATGTTCAACAATTTTGTAAACAGCATAAACACCAAAAATGATTAACAAGGAATCATGAGCTACAGGACCTGCGATAACACCAACAATCCATACTAAAGCCAATATGAATACGATTCCCACATAGAATATTTTTGAAACTGTTTTTGGGAATGCTGTTTCTTTAAAGAAAAATTTCAAAGAGTGTAACAAATGCTGGACTATAGGTGGTCCTGGACGTTTTTGAACACGAGCCATGATTTTTCTATGCAAACCGAGAAGCAAACTTCCTGCGATGAATGCAATTATTACTTGAATTAAAATTTCTGCCATTAAATTCATAATACCAC encodes:
- a CDS encoding NADH-quinone oxidoreductase subunit H, producing the protein MNLMAEILIQVIIAFIAGSLLLGLHRKIMARVQKRPGPPIVQHLLHSLKFFFKETAFPKTVSKIFYVGIVFILALVWIVGVIAGPVAHDSLLIIFGVYAVYKIVEHNSGSSSGSPYGKLSCVRAVLSAATELPLFAAIVFVYLVTGSMNIGEIISYQSVHGPLFFTIPLAALMFFMLIITKSPYSPFAITKDKALVSGFETEHFGFLRGFMLFSESIAWYVMLWVFLTIFFGPLNAVGYVIGMIVITFITGFINATTPIFSPNHSVMTQITIGAICFFGTIIMLFSGVVL